The DNA segment CCAGGGCTGAACACTTCGAGGCGAGTCATCGCAGTTAATAATAGGCGGCATTGCGCGACACTGGCATCACGGATATAAGCGGGTTTATCGACTAAGTAACTGTTGTTATACCAATAATCCCAAGTGAAATTCGCCAGTAACCAGCCCTGAGTGGTTAAATCGCTGATAAATTCCAACATGCGATCGCGGTGCAGGCTCACATCTCCCGCGGTAAAATCTTTAAGGTATTTAGTGTATAGGCCACTGTCTGTGGTCATTGCTGAAGTTTCCATAGCACACCTCACTGTCTCAACATCACTCATATAAAAGTCGGGTATTGAAAAAAGCTTGGATTAGGATCTAAAGCTGCCAACTTTGCATCAATTCGCGGCGTCATAGCACCAGTGCATAAGGCATACCAGACTCGATAGTGACAACAGGGTAAGCTGGGTTAACTGAACGCTGACTTAACGCTCTCAATAATCTGCTCAGAGTACGGTTAACTGTGAGGCAAACAAAAAGTAAGATAAACTCAATGCATTAACTCGAAGAGACAGGCTGTTTTTGTGAAGGATAAAAGATGAACTACTGGCTGATGAAATCGGAACCCGACGAATTTAGTATCGACGATCTTAAGGCTTGCCCCAATCAAACTGAAGCTTGGTTTGGGATCCGTAACTACCAAGCGCGTAACTTTATGCGAGATGCGATGCAAATTGGCGATCAAGTCTTCTTTTACCACTCAAGTTGCAAAGTCCCCGGCATCGTCGGCATTGCCGAAGTCGTGACGGAGGCCTATCCTGACAGCTCGGCCTTTGACCCTGAATCAAAGTATTTTGACCCTAAATCCGATCCACAGCAGCCACGCTGGTTAAGGGTGGATATTCGTTTCGTCAAACAATTCAAGGAAATCATCCCCTTAAGTTTGATCAAAAGTTTGCCGCAACTGGCCGATATGTACTTAGTCTCTAAAGGTTCTAGGCTGAGTATTCAACCTGTTACCGAAGAACAATGGCAAGCCGTGCTTATGCTCGCCCGCTAAGGGCACATATTCAGCTAAAGTTCATCTAAGCTAAGCTAGATTGACCACAACCACGTAATTCCTAAGGGAGCTAGTATGAATAAATTAACTGCAACACTGATTGGCGGAGTCGTACTCAGTTTGGTCGCCCCAATGGCCGCTTTTGCAAAGAATGAGCATGAGCACGACAAGCGAGACAAAGACTTACCACCCGGCTTACAAAAGAAAGCCGATAAAGGTCAGCCTCTCCCTCCCGGATGGCAGAAAAAACTGCGTCGTGGCGATATCCTAGATTACGATATTTATGACCGCGGCCGCGTCGTAGTCCCCATCGACAGAGACGGCAGAATCAGCATTGAAGTCGAAGGTTCCATTATCAAGCTCGATGAAAAGAGCCGTAAGATCCTCGATATTGTAAATATCATTACTGATTAAGCGCGTCACTTATGGGTACGCTCTACTATTTTTAGAGCGTGCCATCGTTGCATACAAAGCTTTTATCCCACTCCCCTTGGCTTTCTTTCGATTACCACATCAATATTGCTATATTCACAACGCATGTTACAACTAAGTAACATGCTGATATTTATCATATCTTTACGTTCTGCAGTTTGGTCGTGAATCGGTAGAATGTTAAACTCTACAAATATTAAGCTGCGCATAAACATAAGATAAACGGCTACTGCGGTACGCAATAACTGAAGCCGTATCGATGCTAAGCATCTTAAAACCTTGGCGTGCAACACAGCTTCAACTCAATAAAACAAGCATCAAAAAAGCCATTATGTCGCCAACCTGATGGGATGATGTGCATGACGCACAAGCCAAATTGCATGCATCCCATCCTAATAATGATCGCAAACTAACGCTGGATTTTTGAATATGGAACAAACATCACTTCAACGGGTTAAGCAAGCAATTGTTGCGGGCTTCTGGGCATCTTTGGCCAGTATTGTCGTGGGTTTTCTATTCAAACTTTGGTTAGCACAATGGGTAGCCAAAGCCGATCTCGCACTCTATCACACTGTTATCGATATCATTTCCTTGTCGCTGATCCTGATGACAGGGTTTCGCTCCTCTATGGTGGTAACCTACTCACAAACCAAACAAGATGTGGATATCACCAATATATTCCGCTACAGCTTAATCGCCATGGTGCTGCTCGCGTGGGGCGTTGTGTTACCTTATATCAAACACAAACTCCACCTTAATGTAGAATATTTTCAATTGGTTGGTATTATTTTGAGTATGGGACTCAAGGTCTATTTTACCAATCAAATTGCCATGTACCGGCTTTATGCCATTTCTAATCGCGTGACATGGCTTGAGCCGCTTGCGCAAGTGACCAGCTTTTTATTTTGTTTTTATGGGTTACAACAAACTGCCATTGCATCTCTCTTTTATAGCATGACACTGTCATCACTCATCGTTGCCTTCTATATGTACTTCAAACGGCGCAAGGATATTGCCACTCCGCCCTTAACTGTTGTGCATTTTGATCCAGGGTTACGCAGTTTTATGAAGAAAAGCCTAACAGCCTCGATGGAAGCGGGTGCCAGTATCTTGATGATTTACATTACCGTACTGCTGACGATTGCCTATTTCAGCATAGATGAGCTAGGGGATTTCCAAGTGGTGGTGCGGCCGATGATCATATACCTCACCCTGCTTTTTGTCTTCCCCATCTACCGTTTTGTTCTACCCGAAGTCGCAGTGTGTGTGCGAGAAAAACGCATTGAGGAAGTTCAGCAAATTAAATCATGGCTGACAAAGGTTTCGTTGTGGATCAGCGGAATATTTTTCGTGGTGATGTTATTCGCGAGTAAGCCATTGGTGGCTTGGTTATTCCCCGAGCAATACCTTAAAGCGGCCCCAGTGTTAATGCATTTTTCTATGTTCTTTATCTTTATGATGCTTAATGGCTATCAGTTAGCCAATCTCAAAGCCCATGGCTATTTTACCCAAAGTCTACTCATACGCCTTAGTGGTATCGTCGTACTGATTGGCACTTTCTACGCTTATCGATTGTATACAGAAAATGTTGTGGCGGTGATTTTGGCCTTAGGCACAGGTTATTTAATGATGTATTTGTTATCAAGACAGGTTGAAAAGCGCATTCAGCAAGGTCTTAAACACCAATAAAACCCGCTTAAGCAAACCAAAAACGACAATAAAAAGGCATCTCAAGAGCTTGTTTGAGATGCCTTACCAATAGAAAGCGCGATGACTCGATTTTACGGTTTATGTCGATTCGACCGATAACTTAACGGCCATCAATCATACGACCAAGCCCGCCGAGGACTGAACCTTCGCCGCGGTCGCTACCACCAGCAGAAGGAGCGTGAGCAATAATGCGATCCGCCATCCGCGAGAAGGGTAGACTCTGCAGCCACACAGTGCCATGGCCTTTTAAGGTCGCTAAAAACAGCCCTTCTCCGCCAAACACCATCGACTTCAATGAACCAGCGCGCTCGATATCGTAATCAATACCAGGGGTAAAACCGACCAAACAACCTGTGTCGACGCGTAAGGTTTCGCCTTTTAACTCTTTCTTTATTAAGGTGCCACCCGCATGGATAAACGCCATGCCATCGCCCTGCAAACTTTGCAGAATAAAGCCTTCACCACCGAAAAAGCCCGTGCCTAGGCGACGGTTAAACTTCATGCTCACTCGAGTCCCAAGGGCGGCGGCGAGAAAGCTGTCTTTCTGGCAGATCAGCTCTCCGCCATATTGGGCGAGATCGATAGCCAAAATCGTCCCTGGATAGGGCGCGGCAAACGCCACTTTCCGTTTCTGATGTCCGAGGTTCGTAAAGTGTGTCATAAAGATGCTTTCCCCCGCCAGCACACGTTTACCTGCCCCCACCAACTTGCCAAAAAAGCCAGATTCAGGCTCGGAGCCATCACCCATTTTGGCCTCGAAGCTAATGTCCTGCTCCAGATAATTCATCGCGCCGGCTTCGGCGATCACAGTCTCGTGCGGGTCAAGTTCCACCTCAACCAGCTGCATGCTGTGACCGATAATCTCATAGTCCACTTCATGGCAACGTCTAGACATACCATTCCCCTTACTCTGTTAGTCCAATTAATGTGGCAAGTCGAAATCATCAGTGCCACGATAATGGACTCACTTTATGACATAAAATGTCAAAAGGCGGTCATTTTTATCCCGAGGTTTCGTCAGTAAGTTGTTTCAAAACATGACAAGTAGTAGAAGATTAACCTAATCCCACCCCGTTAAACTGCCCTGCCTTAGCAAATTCCTCTAGGATTAATTCGGTAAAGAGTTTGCCAGCACGGCCCAAAGGACGCTCTAGGGTCGACACTAATTGGGGAGTAAAGGTATAGCGACTGCCACCGACAAAGTCGACCTCCACAAGCTCACCACTCAGTAACTCCTCCTGCACCAGAAAATCTGGCAACCAACCAAAACCGAGCCCTTTTAATAACGCGTTCTTTTTCATAATAAAACCAGAAAGATAAAACACTTTATCGCCGCCAAATTGCAGCTCATCTCGATAGGTTTTATTGGGGGAGGAATCTTCGATGGTCAGCTCAACATGCTGCTGTAACTCGGGCAAACTGATTTTTTTTAATAGTGCCAAGGGATGTAAAGCGCTCGTCACCAGCACACTGGTTATCGCAGGGAGTGGCTGTGGGTGATAATAGGGGCCGGTGCGGTAGTCTTTAACCAACATCAGATCCGCATTATCACGCTCGAATCTATGCTGCACACCGCCGAGAAACTCCATATTGAGCTGAATTTTTGTTGGAATTTGATGCTCTGCCATCCGTTTAAGTGCCGTCATAATCGGCTCCATCGGCAAGGCACCATCGATCACTAACTCAAGCTTAGGCTCCCAACCTTCACTGAAACGACTGGCAAGATGTTCAATATTGGCAAGGTGTTGTAACAGTCTTTGGCCCTCGGCCAAGATCACCCGCCCTTCACTCGTCAACTCGGCGCGGTATTGATCACGACTAAAAAGTTGCACACCTAAGTGTTCTTCCAGCTTTTTGACCTGATAGCTGACCGCCGATTGCGCCTTATGTAAACGCTCGGCAGCCTTAGCAAAACTGCCCTCTTCCACCAGCACTTGCAGCACATTAAAAGCATCAATATCGATGCGCATGGGGACTCCTAGGCTCTCATTAACATGTCACGGAAACGCTACGAAGCGTAAAGCAGTTAATACCATCTAATTTTTAGATGGAGACAACAGATTTATTATTCTTTTTTTTGTTCATTCAAGCAACTAAATTGATAAGAAGATCACACTAATGCAACTTGCAGCATAACGACTCGCGGTGTAGGCAAGCCTGCAGCGCAACTTTGAAGGAATCACCATGCCATTTTATGTGAAACAAGGCCAAGTCCCCCATAAGCGCCATATCGCATTTGAGAAAGAAAACGGCGAGTTATACCGTGAGGAGCTGTTTTCAACCCATGGTTTTTCCAATATTTACTCGAATAAATATCACCACAATATGCCGACTAAGGCATTGGAAGTCGCACCCTACCGCCTCGGTCACGGTGAACAGTGGGAAGATTCATTAGTTCAAAACTACAAATTGGACTCTCGCACGGCCGATCGCGAAGGCAACTTCTTTAGCGCCCGCAACAAAATCTTTTATAACAATGATGTGGCCATCTATACCGCAAAAGTGACTCAAGACACGCCGGAGTTTTACCGCAATGCCTACGCCGATGAAGTGGTGTTTGTGCACGAAGG comes from the Shewanella mangrovisoli genome and includes:
- a CDS encoding TIGR00266 family protein; this translates as MSRRCHEVDYEIIGHSMQLVEVELDPHETVIAEAGAMNYLEQDISFEAKMGDGSEPESGFFGKLVGAGKRVLAGESIFMTHFTNLGHQKRKVAFAAPYPGTILAIDLAQYGGELICQKDSFLAAALGTRVSMKFNRRLGTGFFGGEGFILQSLQGDGMAFIHAGGTLIKKELKGETLRVDTGCLVGFTPGIDYDIERAGSLKSMVFGGEGLFLATLKGHGTVWLQSLPFSRMADRIIAHAPSAGGSDRGEGSVLGGLGRMIDGR
- a CDS encoding DUF6508 domain-containing protein yields the protein METSAMTTDSGLYTKYLKDFTAGDVSLHRDRMLEFISDLTTQGWLLANFTWDYWYNNSYLVDKPAYIRDASVAQCRLLLTAMTRLEVFSPGVLENMRRQGVLLAIMERLQRLEVITTDKQVAFITR
- a CDS encoding LysR family transcriptional regulator, yielding MRIDIDAFNVLQVLVEEGSFAKAAERLHKAQSAVSYQVKKLEEHLGVQLFSRDQYRAELTSEGRVILAEGQRLLQHLANIEHLASRFSEGWEPKLELVIDGALPMEPIMTALKRMAEHQIPTKIQLNMEFLGGVQHRFERDNADLMLVKDYRTGPYYHPQPLPAITSVLVTSALHPLALLKKISLPELQQHVELTIEDSSPNKTYRDELQFGGDKVFYLSGFIMKKNALLKGLGFGWLPDFLVQEELLSGELVEVDFVGGSRYTFTPQLVSTLERPLGRAGKLFTELILEEFAKAGQFNGVGLG
- a CDS encoding EVE domain-containing protein, whose protein sequence is MNYWLMKSEPDEFSIDDLKACPNQTEAWFGIRNYQARNFMRDAMQIGDQVFFYHSSCKVPGIVGIAEVVTEAYPDSSAFDPESKYFDPKSDPQQPRWLRVDIRFVKQFKEIIPLSLIKSLPQLADMYLVSKGSRLSIQPVTEEQWQAVLMLAR
- a CDS encoding lipopolysaccharide biosynthesis protein; translated protein: MEQTSLQRVKQAIVAGFWASLASIVVGFLFKLWLAQWVAKADLALYHTVIDIISLSLILMTGFRSSMVVTYSQTKQDVDITNIFRYSLIAMVLLAWGVVLPYIKHKLHLNVEYFQLVGIILSMGLKVYFTNQIAMYRLYAISNRVTWLEPLAQVTSFLFCFYGLQQTAIASLFYSMTLSSLIVAFYMYFKRRKDIATPPLTVVHFDPGLRSFMKKSLTASMEAGASILMIYITVLLTIAYFSIDELGDFQVVVRPMIIYLTLLFVFPIYRFVLPEVAVCVREKRIEEVQQIKSWLTKVSLWISGIFFVVMLFASKPLVAWLFPEQYLKAAPVLMHFSMFFIFMMLNGYQLANLKAHGYFTQSLLIRLSGIVVLIGTFYAYRLYTENVVAVILALGTGYLMMYLLSRQVEKRIQQGLKHQ